From Myxococcus xanthus, a single genomic window includes:
- a CDS encoding FUSC family protein → MRRLLRHLRSVLRVRPGKPAIGAGLRTALATSVPLVLAFLLGVKDASWGGLTGLLVSLADKGGSYRTRAKELGAVTLLGALVGALGAPGGSMPWLDVSLMWLGVTAAAFARSYGETAGSVGGQLAVIFVVSLGAPAVGVDAALARAFWLLFGGLWAMTLSLVLWPLRPYRPARRAIARVYGELAEACWDLGRLSREGASSQEWVEAAERHMSVRPLMEQARATLGAMRGTHLGRSRRGEHLLVLLETCEPMSAQLIALAEAMEAAVREPRFLPLRARVDSLCDAYAAMASWVEQVLVRERNEGVPRAPRMVPRSRRRLYRPAPDIRNREDPLSIHVEALFGKLRELAGVAHETAAGLLHGDPVSDRGRSVVGQEPLRTRSWLAPLRDHLRSDSLVFRHALRVGLVATAALVVTRALGIRDAHWVSLTVIAILQPYSAITEERALQRVGGTLLGACLAAVIATRVHSPSALLAVIVLLTAVSVSLLPINFGAFQVLLTPDYLLLATLSSGDWSLAGQRALGVLVACALALTGAWLLWPMPERRRFPEAAATALRADGEYLREVISRRSGTRPEVGAARRTFSLALLDAEASFERLTAEYHGPPQQLESGMAVITYARRFATVVTALGMERPEAEVPDQLKQLAHQAGRALDELADALTDRRVPPPLPPLKVSCKTDDPVFGALLERVPRQLGMLHGAVSRLSSGSVLR, encoded by the coding sequence ATGCGCCGACTGCTGAGACACCTGCGCTCCGTCCTCCGCGTCCGGCCAGGAAAGCCCGCCATTGGCGCGGGCTTGCGGACCGCGCTGGCCACCTCCGTCCCCCTGGTCCTCGCGTTCCTGTTGGGCGTGAAGGACGCGAGCTGGGGAGGCTTGACCGGTCTCCTGGTGTCGCTGGCCGACAAGGGCGGCTCGTACCGGACGCGCGCGAAGGAGCTGGGCGCGGTGACGCTGCTGGGGGCCCTGGTGGGAGCGCTGGGCGCGCCGGGCGGGTCCATGCCGTGGCTGGACGTATCCTTGATGTGGCTGGGGGTGACGGCGGCGGCCTTCGCGCGGAGCTACGGAGAGACGGCGGGCTCCGTCGGCGGGCAGCTCGCGGTCATCTTCGTCGTGTCGTTGGGCGCGCCCGCGGTGGGCGTGGATGCCGCGCTGGCCCGCGCCTTCTGGCTGCTCTTCGGCGGCCTGTGGGCCATGACGCTGTCCCTGGTGCTGTGGCCCTTGCGGCCCTACCGCCCGGCGCGGAGGGCCATCGCGCGCGTGTACGGGGAGCTGGCGGAGGCGTGCTGGGATTTGGGCCGCCTGTCGCGCGAGGGCGCCAGCTCCCAGGAGTGGGTGGAGGCCGCGGAGCGGCACATGAGTGTGCGGCCCCTCATGGAGCAGGCGCGCGCCACGCTGGGGGCCATGCGCGGCACCCACCTGGGCAGGTCCCGGCGCGGCGAGCACCTGCTCGTGTTGCTCGAGACGTGCGAGCCGATGTCCGCCCAGCTCATCGCCCTGGCCGAGGCCATGGAGGCGGCCGTGCGCGAGCCCCGCTTCCTGCCGCTGCGCGCACGCGTGGACTCGCTGTGTGACGCCTACGCGGCCATGGCGAGCTGGGTGGAGCAGGTGCTGGTGCGCGAGCGAAATGAAGGCGTCCCGCGCGCGCCCCGGATGGTGCCTCGCTCGCGCAGACGGCTCTACCGGCCTGCTCCAGACATCCGGAACCGCGAGGACCCGCTGTCCATCCACGTGGAGGCGCTCTTCGGGAAGCTGCGGGAGTTGGCGGGAGTGGCGCACGAGACGGCCGCGGGCCTGCTCCATGGCGACCCGGTGTCCGACCGCGGGCGGAGCGTGGTGGGCCAGGAGCCGCTGCGCACGCGCTCGTGGCTGGCCCCGCTTCGCGACCACCTCCGCTCCGACTCGCTCGTCTTCCGGCACGCGCTGCGCGTGGGGCTGGTGGCGACGGCGGCGCTGGTGGTGACGCGGGCGCTGGGCATCCGTGACGCCCACTGGGTGAGCCTCACCGTCATCGCCATCCTCCAACCGTATTCGGCCATCACCGAGGAGCGCGCGCTCCAGCGCGTCGGCGGGACGCTGCTGGGCGCATGCCTGGCGGCGGTGATTGCCACGCGCGTGCATTCTCCCTCCGCGCTGCTCGCCGTCATCGTCCTGCTCACGGCGGTGTCGGTGTCCCTCCTGCCCATCAACTTCGGTGCCTTCCAGGTCCTGCTCACGCCCGACTACCTGCTGCTGGCCACGTTGAGCTCGGGGGACTGGAGCCTCGCCGGCCAGCGCGCGCTGGGAGTGCTGGTGGCCTGCGCGCTGGCGCTGACGGGCGCGTGGCTGCTGTGGCCCATGCCGGAGCGCCGCCGCTTCCCGGAAGCCGCGGCGACCGCGTTACGCGCGGATGGTGAATACCTGCGCGAGGTCATCTCCCGACGCAGCGGCACCCGGCCCGAGGTGGGCGCCGCGCGGCGCACCTTCAGCCTGGCGCTGCTGGACGCGGAGGCCTCCTTCGAGCGGCTCACCGCCGAGTACCATGGCCCGCCCCAGCAGCTCGAGTCAGGCATGGCCGTCATCACCTATGCGCGCCGCTTCGCCACCGTGGTGACGGCCCTGGGCATGGAGCGGCCGGAGGCGGAGGTTCCCGACCAGTTGAAGCAGTTGGCGCACCAGGCGGGGCGCGCGCTCGACGAACTCGCGGACGCGCTCACGGACCGGCGCGTGCCGCCGCCCCTGCCGCCGTTGAAGGTGTCGTGCAAGACGGATGACCCCGTCTTCGGCGCGTTGCTCGAACGGGTGCCCCGCCAGTTGGGCATGTTGCACGGCGCCGTGTCGCGGCTCAGCAGTGGCTCGGTCCTGCGGTGA
- a CDS encoding short-chain fatty acid transporter, with protein sequence METLVRIAESLGRFSSRFVPSAFAIAVLLTLLTMALATGWAGAAPPAVLDAWGGGFWELLGFSMQMALVMFTGYLLALTGPVRALLERAARVPRTPRGAAAWMAFVSMALAYVNWGLSLVASAMLVRFMVKRRPDVDYRLLVACAYFGLGATWHSGLSASAPLLVATPGHFLEKSLGVLPIDRTLFSPFNIGLTLAVVAGLTLLAWLLHPKPENTVRVDPAVLESLGDFTPPPRPSERGFAAWLDHSRLLNTVIGVLGLVWLARHLWMNGGWRALNLNVVNFTFLVLAVLLHGTPARLLKASEEAGTVLHGIVLQFPLYAGIYGIFKATGLTERIGELFVSLSTRETFPAIVYLYSGVVNYFVPSGGSKWAIEAPYLLDAATRLGVAPEKVVLAYAWGDMATDLIQPFWALPLLAVARLEFKELLGFLLVAFLVYLPLVTLAFFLFG encoded by the coding sequence GTGGAGACCCTTGTCCGAATCGCGGAGAGCCTCGGCCGCTTCTCTTCGCGCTTCGTCCCCAGCGCGTTCGCCATCGCCGTCCTGCTCACGCTGCTCACCATGGCGCTGGCCACCGGCTGGGCCGGCGCCGCGCCGCCCGCCGTGCTGGACGCCTGGGGCGGCGGCTTCTGGGAGCTGCTCGGCTTCTCCATGCAGATGGCGCTGGTGATGTTCACCGGCTACCTGCTGGCCCTCACCGGCCCCGTGCGCGCGTTGCTGGAGCGCGCCGCGCGGGTGCCACGCACGCCCCGGGGCGCGGCGGCGTGGATGGCCTTCGTCTCCATGGCCCTGGCCTACGTCAACTGGGGTCTGTCCCTGGTGGCCAGCGCCATGCTGGTGCGCTTCATGGTGAAGCGCCGGCCGGACGTGGACTACCGGCTGCTGGTGGCGTGCGCGTACTTCGGCCTGGGCGCCACCTGGCACTCGGGCCTGTCCGCCTCCGCGCCGCTGCTGGTGGCCACGCCGGGCCACTTCCTGGAGAAGAGCCTGGGCGTGCTGCCCATCGACAGGACGCTCTTCTCGCCCTTCAACATCGGCCTCACGCTGGCCGTGGTGGCGGGGCTGACGCTGCTGGCGTGGCTGCTGCACCCGAAGCCGGAGAACACCGTCCGCGTGGACCCCGCGGTGCTGGAGTCCCTGGGCGACTTCACCCCGCCCCCGCGTCCCTCCGAGCGTGGCTTCGCCGCGTGGCTGGACCACTCACGGCTGCTCAACACCGTCATCGGCGTCCTGGGGCTCGTGTGGCTGGCGCGGCACCTGTGGATGAATGGAGGCTGGCGCGCGCTCAACCTCAACGTGGTGAACTTCACCTTCCTGGTGCTGGCGGTGCTGCTGCACGGCACCCCCGCGCGGCTGCTCAAGGCCAGCGAGGAGGCCGGCACCGTGCTGCACGGCATCGTCCTCCAGTTCCCGCTGTACGCGGGCATCTACGGCATCTTCAAGGCCACCGGCCTGACGGAGCGCATCGGCGAGCTGTTCGTGTCGTTGTCCACGCGCGAGACGTTCCCCGCCATCGTCTACCTGTACAGCGGCGTGGTGAACTACTTCGTCCCCTCCGGCGGCTCGAAGTGGGCCATTGAAGCGCCCTACCTCCTGGACGCCGCGACGCGGCTGGGCGTGGCGCCGGAGAAGGTGGTGCTGGCGTATGCGTGGGGCGACATGGCCACCGACCTCATCCAACCCTTCTGGGCGCTGCCGCTGCTGGCCGTGGCGCGCTTGGAGTTCAAAGAGCTCCTGGGATTCCTGCTGGTGGCCTTCCTCGTGTACCTGCCGCTGGTGACGCTGGCCTTCTTCCTCTTCGGCTGA